Proteins co-encoded in one Granulicella cerasi genomic window:
- a CDS encoding TonB-dependent receptor translates to MHRFLVALCCSLLYPSLLAAQQRAGTAASAAEFSGTVSDPSGARISAATVQLARNGKTLFQTTSDGSGQFHIPGATGSYDLVILAPGFEAYVRHITVGRTALNARLQIATTTENVQVDGSDHPVGLSQSDNAAAMRLDEKKMAALSDDDSTFQQQLLALAGNDDSHPAKIYVDGFSGGQIPPKDTIREVHINENPYSAEYDSMGMGRIEVFTKAGTGKWHGNIATMGNDSSFNSRSPYLYANSQPDYYRFYISGGANGPIGKKSSLYVNTQYDNQQNNAIVNAVTNTGNFSTAAPAPQLKQDYSLRFDRQLATNDSFTTRYEFNRNAQSNAGVSQYTLPIAGYGSGVNSHTLQIGETHIFTPHLELETRFQWQRTGTSQNANSGLPSIQVQGSFTGGGATLGANRNANNLFDFEEQGSYSRGAHLVRYGFRARTYHLTSYSTSGFNGTYTFPDLASYAAHTPSQVTLTAGQANFEVSTSDFAWYLEDEWKLTKNLTVDAGLRIEAQTAVPDHWDPSPHLGAAWGIGPRKNPTAVVWRTGAAIYYDRMEPSYLLTSVQRANNTAQQSYLVSNPGYVSDLTAKPSFTSATVDPSTLTTYSVAPNLRTQYSLNAGTSLDVTLGNKGSLSISYNYDHYAHVYLSRNANAPLNGVQPYGAAAGQRYQYASLGDGSNQWLGAYANYQVNKDLVLWANIFSMYGNSDSGGTSSFVSNSYNVKQDAGQLAWVRHVNLFSGINATVPFTHHFLDITGFLLARSGSHFNITTGYDNNGDSIYNDRPSFATAASDPANVVRTQWGTFNTRPVAGETIIPMNYGTSSGFFSTQLRLSHGMKFGPPAKAPKPGEKAIGRYDMRFALEVQNVTNSVMPARPVGVLSSSNFGKVLTSANSFIGNTAANRTLTLSTTFRF, encoded by the coding sequence GTGCATCGTTTTCTCGTGGCGCTTTGCTGTAGCTTGCTATATCCATCCCTCCTCGCGGCCCAGCAGCGAGCGGGAACGGCTGCTTCTGCGGCCGAGTTTTCGGGCACGGTAAGTGACCCATCAGGTGCACGCATCTCTGCGGCCACCGTACAACTCGCACGCAACGGCAAGACGCTCTTCCAGACCACCAGCGACGGCTCGGGACAGTTCCATATCCCCGGGGCCACGGGCAGCTACGACCTCGTGATTCTTGCGCCAGGCTTTGAAGCCTACGTGCGACACATCACGGTGGGCCGCACCGCGCTGAACGCGAGGCTGCAGATCGCTACCACCACCGAGAACGTGCAGGTCGACGGCAGCGACCATCCCGTTGGCTTGAGCCAGAGCGACAACGCTGCGGCCATGCGCCTCGACGAGAAGAAGATGGCGGCGCTCTCGGACGACGACAGCACCTTCCAGCAGCAACTGCTCGCGCTCGCGGGCAACGACGACTCGCATCCGGCGAAGATCTACGTCGATGGCTTTTCCGGCGGACAGATTCCGCCGAAGGACACCATCCGCGAGGTCCACATCAACGAGAACCCCTACTCCGCCGAGTACGACTCGATGGGCATGGGGCGCATCGAGGTCTTCACCAAAGCGGGCACCGGCAAGTGGCACGGCAACATCGCCACGATGGGCAACGACTCGTCCTTCAACTCGCGCAGCCCGTACCTCTATGCGAACAGCCAGCCGGACTACTATCGCTTTTACATCAGCGGCGGCGCGAACGGGCCGATCGGCAAGAAGTCTTCGCTCTACGTAAACACGCAGTACGACAACCAGCAGAACAACGCGATCGTGAACGCCGTGACGAACACCGGCAACTTCAGCACCGCAGCACCAGCCCCGCAGCTCAAGCAGGACTACTCGCTGCGCTTCGATCGCCAACTCGCAACCAACGACAGCTTCACCACGCGCTATGAGTTCAACCGCAACGCGCAGAGCAACGCGGGCGTTTCACAGTACACCCTGCCCATCGCCGGCTACGGCAGCGGTGTGAACTCCCACACGCTACAGATTGGCGAAACGCACATCTTCACGCCGCACCTTGAACTCGAGACGCGCTTCCAATGGCAGCGCACCGGCACCTCGCAGAACGCCAACAGCGGCCTGCCGTCGATCCAGGTCCAAGGCTCGTTTACCGGTGGCGGCGCTACGCTAGGCGCGAACCGCAACGCGAACAACCTCTTCGATTTTGAAGAGCAAGGGAGCTACTCACGCGGCGCGCACCTTGTGCGCTACGGCTTCCGCGCGCGCACCTATCACCTCACCAGCTACTCGACCTCCGGCTTCAACGGCACCTACACCTTCCCCGACCTCGCCTCCTACGCGGCACATACGCCATCGCAGGTGACGCTCACCGCCGGGCAGGCAAACTTCGAGGTCTCCACCTCCGACTTCGCGTGGTATCTCGAAGATGAGTGGAAGCTGACGAAGAACCTTACCGTTGACGCAGGTCTTCGCATCGAGGCGCAGACCGCGGTGCCCGATCACTGGGACCCGTCGCCGCATCTCGGCGCAGCCTGGGGCATCGGGCCCAGGAAGAATCCCACCGCCGTCGTCTGGCGTACGGGCGCGGCCATCTACTACGACCGCATGGAGCCGTCGTATCTGCTGACCTCCGTGCAGCGCGCCAACAACACCGCGCAGCAAAGCTATCTTGTCAGCAACCCAGGCTACGTCAGCGACCTCACGGCAAAGCCGTCGTTCACCTCCGCGACCGTGGATCCCTCCACGCTCACCACCTACAGCGTCGCCCCGAACCTGCGCACGCAGTATTCGCTCAACGCCGGAACCTCGCTTGACGTGACGCTGGGCAACAAGGGTTCGCTCTCCATCAGCTACAACTATGACCACTACGCGCATGTGTACCTTTCGCGGAACGCCAACGCGCCGCTGAACGGCGTGCAGCCTTATGGCGCAGCGGCAGGACAGCGGTACCAGTACGCATCCCTCGGCGACGGCTCCAACCAGTGGCTGGGCGCCTACGCGAACTACCAGGTCAACAAAGACCTCGTCCTCTGGGCGAACATCTTCTCGATGTACGGCAACAGCGACAGCGGCGGCACCTCGAGCTTCGTGTCCAACAGCTATAACGTGAAGCAGGACGCCGGACAACTGGCATGGGTTCGCCACGTCAACCTCTTCAGCGGCATCAACGCGACCGTGCCGTTTACGCACCACTTTCTGGACATCACCGGCTTCCTGCTGGCGCGCTCCGGCAGCCACTTCAACATCACCACCGGCTATGACAACAACGGCGACTCGATCTACAACGATCGCCCGTCCTTTGCGACCGCAGCCTCGGACCCGGCCAACGTGGTGAGGACACAATGGGGCACCTTCAACACCAGGCCCGTCGCCGGCGAGACGATCATCCCCATGAATTACGGCACCTCTTCGGGCTTCTTCTCCACGCAGCTGCGGCTCTCGCACGGCATGAAGTTCGGGCCGCCCGCCAAGGCACCCAAGCCCGGTGAGAAGGCCATCGGCCGCTACGATATGCGCTTCGCGCTCGAGGTGCAGAACGTCACGAACTCCGTAATGCCCGCGCGCCCGGTCGGCGTGCTCAGCTCCTCGAACTTCGGCAAGGTGCTCACCTCGGCCAACAGCTTCATCGGCAACACCGCCGCGAACCGGACCTTGACCCTCAGCACCACCTTCCGCTTCTAA
- the fldA gene encoding flavodoxin FldA: MKVHIIYGTDNGNTRNIAEQIATQIGGKAVDVCSATTADFSDCDLLILGAPTSGYGDLQVDWECRLSFIAEAGLAGRKVALFGLGDQMSYCDTFVDALGVLYDAVVGQGATVIGATDKAGYDFYSSAALRDDKIVGLAIDEDNQHERTEARIAAWVASLQAEMGAAELAAAEAA, from the coding sequence ATGAAGGTCCACATCATTTACGGCACCGATAACGGCAACACCCGCAACATCGCCGAGCAGATCGCCACGCAGATCGGCGGCAAAGCCGTCGATGTCTGCTCCGCCACCACCGCCGACTTCAGCGACTGCGATCTGCTGATCCTCGGCGCGCCGACCAGCGGCTACGGCGACCTGCAGGTGGATTGGGAGTGCCGCCTCAGCTTCATCGCCGAAGCGGGGCTCGCCGGCCGCAAGGTGGCGCTCTTCGGCCTGGGCGATCAGATGTCCTATTGCGACACCTTCGTAGACGCGCTGGGCGTACTTTACGACGCGGTTGTCGGCCAGGGCGCGACCGTGATCGGCGCGACCGACAAGGCTGGCTACGACTTTTACAGTTCCGCCGCTCTGCGCGACGACAAGATCGTCGGGCTCGCCATCGACGAGGACAATCAGCACGAGCGGACCGAAGCCCGCATCGCCGCGTGGGTGGCGTCCCTGCAGGCCGAAATGGGCGCGGCGGAGTTGGCAGCCGCCGAAGCCGCGTAA
- the rpsI gene encoding 30S ribosomal protein S9: MANLIQYYGTGRRKSAIARVFLRPGSGEFTVNGKKFEEYFVTPAQRAAAKAPLATPDINETFDVLTTVRGGGVNGQADAVKLGIARALMEFNGELRKALKSAGFVTRDARGKERKKYGQKGARARFQFSKR, encoded by the coding sequence ATGGCAAACCTGATTCAGTACTACGGCACCGGTCGTCGCAAGAGCGCGATCGCCCGCGTGTTCCTTCGCCCCGGTTCGGGCGAGTTCACCGTCAATGGCAAGAAGTTCGAAGAGTACTTCGTGACGCCGGCGCAGCGCGCTGCAGCGAAGGCTCCCCTTGCGACCCCCGACATCAACGAGACCTTTGACGTGCTGACCACCGTTCGCGGCGGCGGCGTCAACGGCCAGGCGGATGCGGTCAAGCTCGGCATCGCCCGTGCACTCATGGAGTTCAACGGCGAGCTCCGCAAGGCGCTCAAGTCCGCTGGCTTTGTGACCCGCGATGCTCGTGGCAAGGAACGTAAGAAGTACGGCCAGAAGGGCGCTCGCGCTCGCTTCCAGTTCTCCAAGCGCTAG
- a CDS encoding ArnT family glycosyltransferase, protein MGLNPSTDRAGTLARRLSYLLLAASAVLFLLHFLHLGADFPNNSPWVDWSKYTDEGWYGDAAIRHFLFGHWYWKGDFNPATALPVWPAVELLPFKLFGVSPIVARATTLCVFAATLIAFYILLRRFARLHRKDGGPSLAPAFCVFLMCASPFFFVFERMAILEPLLILLTTLAMLAASSMHRCRAPGVPLRQRLLPALALGVLLPLMVLTKTTGLFLVPALAYMVWARAGYRWRHALEMGIPPALLGLALWLAYFVGYVRPRYLEDYRYLFSANAYTGILLEPFDKVVLNTFADGMWMGRVIYPAFFIVLALIIFWRPQLFRNPLKPALLLWATGYVLFLGYHNNLQPRYYLVVAAPVFAFVAMGLDSFRYEFSVRREYAATIVMTVLALGISLPGMKYMLHIATHPTFEFRDAANEVARIVRAEPNHSRLILSISGSDITLMTGLPSIDDDFGTLDLAERVKLYRPGWYVAWNELDDDKMDALTPLYNPVRVAAIPALDDNDRNLLIVYRLDPAPEKTPTPPVHKRKSTPKPLQTKVGQQPTTTQLKH, encoded by the coding sequence GTGGGCTTGAACCCCTCGACGGATCGTGCCGGAACGCTCGCGCGTCGGCTCAGCTATCTTCTGCTGGCCGCGTCAGCCGTGCTGTTTCTGCTGCACTTCCTGCACCTCGGCGCAGACTTCCCGAACAACTCGCCGTGGGTGGACTGGTCCAAGTACACCGATGAAGGCTGGTATGGCGACGCGGCCATTCGCCACTTCCTCTTCGGCCACTGGTACTGGAAGGGCGACTTCAACCCCGCGACCGCGCTGCCCGTCTGGCCTGCGGTAGAGCTGCTCCCATTCAAGCTCTTCGGCGTTTCGCCCATCGTGGCACGCGCGACCACACTCTGCGTCTTCGCTGCCACCCTGATTGCGTTCTACATCCTGCTGCGCCGCTTTGCCCGCCTGCACCGCAAGGACGGCGGCCCGTCGCTGGCGCCTGCGTTCTGCGTGTTTCTGATGTGCGCAAGCCCCTTCTTCTTCGTCTTCGAGCGCATGGCGATTCTGGAGCCGCTGCTCATCCTGCTGACGACGCTGGCGATGCTCGCCGCGAGCTCCATGCACCGCTGCCGCGCTCCAGGAGTGCCGCTGCGCCAACGCCTGCTGCCTGCGCTGGCGCTCGGCGTACTGCTGCCGCTGATGGTGCTGACGAAGACGACCGGCCTCTTCCTCGTCCCCGCGCTGGCCTACATGGTGTGGGCGCGCGCGGGCTATCGCTGGCGCCATGCGCTGGAGATGGGCATCCCTCCTGCGCTGCTCGGTCTCGCGCTGTGGTTGGCCTACTTCGTCGGCTACGTTCGCCCACGCTACCTCGAAGACTACCGCTATCTCTTCTCGGCGAACGCCTACACCGGCATCCTGCTTGAGCCCTTCGACAAGGTCGTGCTGAACACCTTCGCCGATGGCATGTGGATGGGTCGCGTCATCTATCCGGCCTTCTTCATCGTGCTCGCGCTCATCATTTTCTGGCGCCCGCAGCTCTTCCGCAACCCGCTGAAACCCGCGCTGCTACTGTGGGCAACGGGCTATGTACTCTTCCTCGGCTATCACAACAATCTGCAGCCGCGTTACTACCTCGTCGTCGCGGCGCCGGTGTTTGCATTTGTGGCGATGGGGCTCGATAGCTTCCGCTATGAGTTCTCGGTGCGACGCGAATACGCGGCAACGATCGTGATGACGGTGCTCGCCCTCGGCATTTCGCTGCCTGGCATGAAGTACATGCTGCACATCGCCACGCATCCGACGTTTGAGTTCCGCGACGCAGCCAACGAGGTCGCGCGCATCGTGCGTGCAGAGCCAAACCACTCGCGGCTGATCCTCTCCATCTCCGGCTCGGACATCACGCTGATGACCGGCCTGCCGTCCATCGACGACGACTTCGGCACGCTCGACCTCGCCGAGCGCGTCAAGTTGTATCGGCCCGGCTGGTACGTGGCGTGGAACGAGCTCGACGATGACAAGATGGATGCGCTGACGCCGCTGTACAACCCGGTGCGCGTCGCGGCGATTCCCGCGCTCGACGACAACGATCGCAACCTGCTGATCGTCTATCGCCTGGACCCTGCGCCAGAAAAAACGCCCACGCCCCCCGTGCATAAGCGCAAATCCACGCCGAAGCCGCTACAAACCAAGGTCGGCCAGCAGCCCACGACCACGCAGCTCAAGCACTAG
- a CDS encoding energy transducer TonB, with the protein MGASTAWAQQPAPPEAKAPLSASDPVLDAAAQWIGRALYARCLCTAGTFSLSAAGDLSAEQKSHPVDWTLAGVDLQRVARKGDALEFSGVRVAAKFADDRKEFDRRLLKTETLKVTLPAPATPAAVDATMRRAFSIGIDRELQLAMPTYWRHYFSPVEPWTGSDLLAGQTIAIVGTSESGAQLAPPAVVHKASASFPEEAARDHIAGSVALQVVVDTTGHPHRIRIVAPLGYGLDAAAAEALSKTTFAPAAGGQSAAVQMVVKESFTLEKPQ; encoded by the coding sequence GTGGGCGCTTCCACGGCCTGGGCGCAGCAGCCTGCGCCGCCAGAGGCCAAAGCTCCGTTGTCGGCCAGCGACCCGGTGCTGGACGCTGCCGCGCAGTGGATCGGCCGAGCGCTTTACGCGCGGTGTCTCTGTACAGCGGGAACGTTCTCGCTCAGCGCTGCGGGAGACCTGTCGGCGGAGCAGAAATCGCATCCCGTGGACTGGACGCTGGCGGGCGTGGATCTGCAGCGCGTGGCTCGCAAAGGCGATGCGCTGGAGTTCAGCGGCGTGCGCGTCGCAGCGAAGTTTGCCGATGATCGCAAGGAGTTCGATCGCCGCCTGCTGAAGACGGAGACGCTGAAGGTCACGCTGCCTGCGCCGGCTACTCCTGCCGCCGTGGACGCCACGATGCGGCGTGCGTTTTCCATCGGCATCGACCGCGAATTGCAGCTGGCGATGCCAACGTATTGGCGACATTACTTCTCGCCGGTGGAGCCATGGACGGGCAGCGATCTGCTCGCTGGCCAGACGATCGCGATCGTCGGCACCTCGGAGTCGGGCGCGCAGCTCGCGCCGCCTGCGGTCGTGCACAAGGCCTCTGCAAGTTTTCCGGAGGAAGCAGCGCGCGACCACATCGCGGGCTCTGTCGCGTTGCAGGTCGTAGTGGACACGACAGGGCATCCGCACCGCATCCGCATTGTGGCTCCGCTAGGCTATGGGCTCGATGCTGCAGCGGCGGAAGCGCTGAGCAAGACGACCTTCGCGCCTGCAGCGGGTGGGCAGTCAGCCGCAGTGCAGATGGTGGTGAAGGAAAGCTTTACCCTTGAGAAACCTCAATAA
- the rplM gene encoding 50S ribosomal protein L13, whose protein sequence is MSTTIPSGKNIERKWYVLDAEGQTLGRLASQAASILAGKLNPLYTPYIDMGDHVIVINAEKIVVTGQKAQQKMYRRYTGFPGGLREEGFTKLLARRPEKIAEEAIKGMLPKSKLGRQMATKLKVYKGTEHPHKAQQPVAYGA, encoded by the coding sequence ATGTCGACGACTATTCCCAGTGGCAAGAACATCGAGCGCAAGTGGTATGTTCTGGACGCTGAAGGCCAGACCCTCGGCCGCCTCGCCTCGCAGGCCGCCAGCATTCTCGCGGGTAAGCTGAACCCGCTCTACACGCCGTACATCGATATGGGCGACCACGTTATCGTGATCAACGCCGAGAAGATCGTTGTGACCGGCCAGAAGGCACAGCAGAAGATGTACCGCCGCTACACCGGCTTCCCCGGTGGTCTTCGCGAAGAAGGCTTCACGAAGCTGCTTGCACGCCGCCCCGAAAAGATTGCGGAAGAAGCGATCAAGGGCATGCTGCCCAAGTCCAAGCTCGGCCGCCAGATGGCAACCAAGCTCAAGGTCTACAAGGGCACCGAGCATCCGCACAAGGCTCAGCAGCCTGTGGCTTACGGAGCGTAA